TTTCCGTTAGGCCGCTGCCCACCGCGTCCGCCGCGACGACGGCGGCGCGGGGTGGCGAGGGCGGCGCCGCTGCCCGACGGCGCGGCGTAGGCGCTCGCGCCGCTCGACGCGCCGTTCTGCCCGCGGCCGCCGCGCGGTTGCGCCTTCTCGGCCCGGCGCGCCTCCTCGTCGGTCGCGCGCTGCGCCTTGCGCTCGGCCTTCTCGCGCGCGCGCTGGCGCTCCTCCGCCTTGCGCTTGCGGATGTCGGCGATGCGCTCGGCGATCGGGATCTCGAACCGCTCGGTCGGCCGCGCCTGGTAGTCGAAGCCGGTGAGCGTGCGGCGCGCGATGCGCTTGCCGATCGCCCGCTCGATCGCGCGAAGGTCGTTCTCCTCCTCCGGCGAGACGAACGTGATCGCGTCGCCGGTCGCCTCGGCGCGCGCGGTGCGGCCCACGCGGTGGATGTAGTCCTCCGGCAGATGCGGCACGTCGAAGTTCACGACGTGGCTCAGCTCCTCGACGTCGATGCCGCGGGCGACGATATCGGTCGCGACGAGCACCTGCACGCGGCCGTTCTTGAAGCCGTCGAGCGCCTGGGTGCGCTGCGCCTGCGAGCGGTTGCCGTGGATGCGCTCGCACGACACGCCGTGGCGCGTGAGGAACTCGAACAGCCGGTTGGAGCGGTGCTTCGTGCGCGTGAAGACGATGACGTCCTTCACTTCGCCGCGGCGGATCAGCTCGAGGAAGAGCTGCGCCTT
This DNA window, taken from Gemmatirosa kalamazoonensis, encodes the following:
- a CDS encoding DEAD/DEAH box helicase, translating into MSFSSFELHPSLLRGVQSMGFAAPTPIQQQSVPPAIAGRDLLACAMTGSGKTAAFLLPIVQRLIDRPRGTTRALILTPTRELAAQIEEHLRALAAHTKVTGAAVFGGVGMGPQEAAFRRGVDILVATPGRLLDHLRMPYARLDGIEMLVLDEADRMLDMGFLPDIKRVLAHLPAKKQTMLFSATMPEPIARLSRDLLHDPVAINQERKAAPATGVEQMLYPVSEALKAQLFLELIRRGEVKDVIVFTRTKHRSNRLFEFLTRHGVSCERIHGNRSQAQRTQALDGFKNGRVQVLVATDIVARGIDVEELSHVVNFDVPHLPEDYIHRVGRTARAEATGDAITFVSPEEENDLRAIERAIGKRIARRTLTGFDYQARPTERFEIPIAERIADIRKRKAEERQRAREKAERKAQRATDEEARRAEKAQPRGGRGQNGASSGASAYAAPSGSGAALATPRRRRRGGRGGQRPNGNGNS